A part of Bacillota bacterium genomic DNA contains:
- a CDS encoding xanthine dehydrogenase family protein subunit M codes for MRLPKVGYVVPETLEEASGFLREHAGQAMVVAGGTDVLVQLRRQAWRRERTALRWLVDISRIPGLSGVWTSAGTITIGALTVHEEVARNPVVRKGARLLSEACASVGSPQIRARGTLGGNIMNASPAADTIPALVALSARVRLADVGSTRDIFITDLFDGPYRNRALPGEVLTDVYFDALPPRSGCAFVKLGRREALAIARLSCAAVIERDDAGRVLRATIVPGACLPMPARVPSAEEILVGTIPDETVVAAAAREVAQEMVRKTGVRWSTDYKRPALEALARRAIWQALGVNVE; via the coding sequence ATGAGGCTCCCGAAGGTCGGCTATGTGGTGCCGGAGACCTTGGAAGAGGCCAGCGGGTTTTTGCGGGAACATGCCGGGCAGGCCATGGTCGTCGCGGGCGGCACGGATGTCTTGGTCCAGCTCAGGCGGCAGGCCTGGCGCCGGGAACGGACTGCTCTCCGGTGGCTCGTGGATATCTCGCGAATCCCAGGGCTTTCGGGGGTATGGACCAGCGCCGGCACCATCACCATCGGGGCGCTCACGGTGCACGAGGAGGTGGCCCGAAACCCTGTCGTTCGGAAGGGTGCGCGGCTCTTGTCCGAAGCGTGCGCAAGCGTGGGCTCGCCACAGATCCGTGCGCGCGGGACCCTCGGCGGGAACATAATGAATGCCTCACCTGCGGCCGACACCATTCCCGCGCTCGTGGCTCTTTCCGCGAGGGTCCGGCTTGCGGACGTGGGAAGCACCCGCGACATCTTCATCACTGACTTGTTCGACGGACCTTACAGAAACCGCGCCCTGCCGGGGGAGGTTCTCACGGACGTGTATTTCGACGCCCTTCCCCCGAGGTCCGGGTGTGCCTTTGTGAAGCTAGGGCGCCGCGAGGCGCTGGCGATCGCGCGCTTGAGCTGCGCTGCTGTCATCGAACGCGACGACGCTGGGCGCGTGCTGCGGGCCACGATCGTTCCGGGCGCGTGCCTGCCGATGCCCGCGCGGGTTCCGTCGGCTGAAGAGATCTTGGTGGGCACGATCCCCGACGAAACCGTCGTTGCCGCCGCGGCACGCGAGGTTGCGCAGGAAATGGTGAGGAAGACTGGGGTCCGCTGGTCAACTGACTACAAGAGGCCCGCCCTTGAGGCTCTTGCTAGGCGCGCCATATGGCAGGCTTTGGGGGTGAACGTGGAGTGA
- a CDS encoding (2Fe-2S)-binding protein, with translation MAGFGGERGVKTVEPGTSVTISFRVNGRGVEVEVSPEDRLIDVLRDRLRLTGTKEGCGIGECGACTVLLDGKPANSCLVPALQVEGREVETVEGLARNGKLHPLQEAFVEHAAVQCGFCTPGMLMSAVALLRENPEPTREEIARAISGNLCRCTGYHQIISAIEDAATRMKAPEARGQGGELQPSDSAD, from the coding sequence ATGGCAGGCTTTGGGGGTGAACGTGGAGTGAAGACAGTAGAACCGGGGACGAGCGTGACCATATCGTTCAGGGTCAACGGTCGCGGGGTCGAGGTCGAGGTTTCGCCGGAGGACAGGCTCATAGACGTGCTCCGCGATCGCCTGCGGCTCACCGGCACCAAGGAAGGATGCGGCATCGGTGAGTGCGGTGCTTGCACGGTGCTTCTTGACGGAAAGCCCGCGAACTCATGCCTAGTTCCCGCTCTTCAAGTGGAGGGCCGCGAAGTCGAGACGGTGGAGGGGCTCGCGAGGAACGGCAAGCTTCATCCGCTCCAGGAAGCCTTCGTCGAGCACGCCGCGGTGCAGTGTGGGTTCTGCACGCCGGGGATGCTCATGTCAGCGGTCGCGCTCCTACGCGAGAATCCCGAGCCTACCAGGGAGGAGATCGCCCGTGCCATCTCAGGCAACCTCTGCAGATGCACGGGGTACCACCAGATCATCTCCGCGATAGAGGACGCAGCCACCAGGATGAAGGCGCCGGAGGCGCGAGGCCAGGGCGGAGAGCTTCAGCCGAGCGATTCGGCAGACTGA
- the ssnA gene encoding putative aminohydrolase SsnA has translation MLIIGGGRLLTFDVQGRVLEDGAVAIEGGIIRDVGRTSEVRRRYPDAEFIDAGGRVIMPGMINAHMHLYSTFARGMALKDAPPRTFIQILERLWWRLDKALGPEDVYVSALVPLIDCIRCGTTTILDHHASPMAVAGSLDQIARAVGEAGIRACLAYEVSDRDGVDIADQGIRENVRLVERCRRERGEHLAASFGLHAQITLSDATLAKCREAAEGLDVGFHVHVAEGREDVEDALAKSGKRVVERLDAFGILGPKTIAAHCVHITEAEMEILRERDVNVVHNPESNMGNAVGVAPVLRMMARGVRVGLGTDGYTADMFESVKVANTLHKLAEKNPSAAWSEVPAMAFGNNREIARRVFGLKLGVLEPGAAGDVIVVDYRPPTPLDPGNYYSHILFGMSGGLVDTTVVAGRVLMRGRKLLGLGEERITARSRELARRVWERF, from the coding sequence ATGCTCATCATCGGAGGAGGCCGTCTTCTCACCTTCGACGTCCAGGGGCGTGTGCTGGAGGACGGCGCGGTCGCTATCGAAGGCGGCATCATCCGAGATGTCGGCCGCACGAGCGAAGTGAGACGACGCTACCCGGACGCCGAGTTCATCGATGCCGGGGGCCGTGTGATCATGCCCGGGATGATCAACGCCCACATGCACCTATACAGCACGTTTGCGCGGGGAATGGCGCTCAAGGACGCGCCGCCCCGCACATTCATCCAGATCTTGGAGCGTCTGTGGTGGAGGCTGGACAAGGCTTTGGGGCCGGAGGACGTATACGTGAGCGCCCTGGTTCCGCTCATCGACTGCATCCGTTGCGGGACTACCACTATCCTTGATCATCACGCCAGCCCGATGGCGGTCGCGGGCAGCCTCGACCAGATAGCGCGCGCGGTGGGCGAGGCGGGGATCAGAGCGTGCCTTGCGTACGAGGTCTCCGACAGGGACGGCGTGGACATCGCTGACCAGGGCATCCGTGAGAACGTGAGGTTGGTCGAGAGGTGCAGGCGCGAACGGGGCGAACACCTCGCCGCATCGTTCGGGCTCCACGCGCAAATCACCTTGTCCGATGCGACGCTGGCGAAATGCCGCGAGGCAGCCGAGGGGCTCGATGTCGGGTTCCACGTGCACGTGGCTGAGGGACGGGAGGACGTCGAGGACGCGCTTGCGAAGTCGGGCAAGCGGGTCGTGGAGCGTCTGGACGCCTTCGGCATCCTCGGTCCGAAGACCATCGCCGCTCATTGCGTTCATATCACCGAGGCCGAGATGGAGATCTTGCGCGAGCGGGACGTGAACGTGGTGCACAATCCCGAGTCGAACATGGGTAACGCCGTCGGTGTGGCGCCCGTCCTGCGGATGATGGCTAGAGGCGTTAGAGTCGGTCTCGGCACCGACGGCTACACCGCCGACATGTTCGAGTCGGTCAAGGTCGCTAACACGCTCCACAAACTCGCCGAGAAAAACCCCAGCGCTGCGTGGAGCGAGGTCCCGGCGATGGCGTTCGGGAACAACCGCGAGATCGCTCGCAGGGTTTTCGGGCTTAAGCTGGGCGTGCTCGAACCGGGCGCTGCCGGTGACGTGATAGTCGTGGACTACCGTCCACCGACGCCGCTCGACCCCGGCAACTACTACAGCCACATCCTCTTCGGCATGAGCGGCGGGCTCGTAGATACCACGGTGGTGGCTGGGCGTGTGCTCATGCGCGGCCGTAAGCTTTTGGGGCTCGGCGAGGAGAGGATCACTGCCCGCTCGCGGGAGCTTGCGAGAAGGGTGTGGGAGAGGTTTTGA